agtttttatgaaaattgaagaatcaatttttttaatcaaatttctaCTATTTGTTTAAGAAATGAAAATCACACtagtcgaaaaaattatttttttggtcaCATTGATGcaatagaacattttttatagtttttggggTGCTGAATGCGAATTCGGCTTTCGctaatacataattttgaaatatttttagctaaataaggaaaaaatccGTTTTCcgattatatttgaaattttgtaaccgATTATATTGGAAATTTTGTAATCTCTCTAGAAATTTTTCTCTTATGAAAATTTGAAGCCTTTCTTTTCCCTCACTCttcctttaaaacattttttgaatttttcgatattcttTGCTCTTTTTGGTactactatttatttataatttaataattctacTTATATATTACCTGCTTATATTCTATTTCCTGGAAAaagtgttaaattaattttgaaaatggtaTTTTCGATTGTCgtaaattttattgagaaaaaaatttattccctCATGAAATATGACTTCGAATTTAGGGgggaaataagtttttttctatattaagggtataatatctcgaaaacctgATGTGTTGAAAGAATTTACCGTTCAGATACGTATTCAGCACGccaaaaaccttttaaaaagtAAACTCATGCTTCTGGGACAAAATTTGTGTTGGCTagttactttttttcaattttaatgaaagtatTTACTAAGAAGATTTGgacccaaaaattacgaaaatcaaaGGATCCCACACGATTACATAAACAAATGGCTttatgtgaaactttttcaaaccgcctcCGAAATATTCATCGGGTCGTTCTGATCAAGACTTCTCTCGGCCACAATATTATTTGACGGAtatttttcgagctacgggtgatcaaagctgcacatatattatatttatagtatatgACTATCGTCTTAATAATGATACAACTTACAAACACCAACTTACAAGACAATACAACATAATATCTACAACTATATAGAAACACACACATACCACACACGGTAgtcatatactataactataatatatgcgAGCTTTGATCGCacatagctcgaaaactactcgtttaaaaattttgtggtctgattggtggtttgaaaaagtttcacagaaagccattttcctcaAATCTAATCGTGTGGGGTCTTTATATGATAATTAAGACATGGCGTGAgatattcgattttaaatttcaatttataactttttgtttttaataaaaatttcttttcaaagtgTTTGTTTCAAATACCACAATCCTGGATGCATCTATTTCGTGAGcctgaaaattgtaatttatgccatagaataaagaaaatcgatcgtattgaaaatattaaccccGATGATTTTGAATCCATTTATGCGTATTCAGGACGTCCTGTGATTGTAACAGATGGTACAAAAAATTGGTCTCCTCTCAGTACttttacttttgaattttttcgagATTTGTATAAAGATTTTGAAGAAGAACAAAATGAATGCCAATTTTTCCCATacaaaacagaatttttaagtttaagtgATGCATTGAATATGAGTATTGAACGTGCTCATTTAATGGAGGGTACAAAACCATGGTATTTTGGTTGGAGTAGTTGCAATAAAGCCGCTACGAAATTATTACGCCAACATTATACGCgaccatattttttaccaaCCATTTCGGAGAGCACAACATTGGATTGGATTTTTATGGGTGGTCCTGGAGATGGTGCACATTTACAtgtgagttttttaatttttaaggatgTTTGGTAGCTTTTTTAACCCAATTTTTGGAatatctatgaaatttttattgaaagtaattgtttaaaaaatttctgctattttttttcttaagtatTTCGTTaagaaaaacgataaaaatttgagatttatcaaatattatagaatatttcCACAAGTGTCCAGAAATCTCA
This genomic interval from Chrysoperla carnea chromosome 1, inChrCarn1.1, whole genome shotgun sequence contains the following:
- the LOC123299791 gene encoding uncharacterized protein LOC123299791, whose amino-acid sequence is MVFSIVCLFQIPQSWMHLFREPENCNLCHRIKKIDRIENINPDDFESIYAYSGRPVIVTDGTKNWSPLSTFTFEFFRDLYKDFEEEQNECQFFPYKTEFLSLSDALNMSIERAHLMEGTKPWYFGWSSCNKAATKLLRQHYTRPYFLPTISESTTLDWIFMGGPGDGAHLHIDGVKYPSWQAQLSGRKLWRLVPPPECYFYCHEIEEIVSPGEIIVVDTNRWYHQTFIVSTNVSITIGSEYN